In Pyrus communis chromosome 8, drPyrComm1.1, whole genome shotgun sequence, one genomic interval encodes:
- the LOC137742315 gene encoding peroxidase 4-like, whose product MAFSNTFSLCSILMIVTVGVLVGFTGSSSAQLSTNFYSKSCPKVFDTVKSVVKSAVSKEKRMGASLLRLHFHDCFVNGCDGSLLLDDTSSFTGEKTAGPNNNSARGFEVVDKIKSQVEKACPGVVSCADILAIASRDSVQILGGPSWEVKLGRRDSKTASLSAANSGVIPPPTATLNELVNRFRAVGLSQRDLVALSGAHTIGQARCTTFRARIYNETNIDASFARTRQNTCPRTVGSGDNNLAPLDVTTPNTFDTAYFKNLVNQKGLLHSDQILFNSGATDSLVKSYSGNAETFNADFAKAMIKMGDNKPLTGSKGEIRLNCRKRN is encoded by the exons ATGGCTTTTAGTAATACTTTTTCATTGTGTTCCATATTGATGATCGTCACAGTCGGTGTTCTTGTGGGTTTCACTGGGAGCTCTTCTGCTCAACTCTCTACGAATTTCTATTCTAAGAGTTGTCCTAAAGTTTTTGATACAGTCAAATCTGTTGTCAAGTCTGCTGTATCTAAAGAAAAGCGCATGGGCGCTTCTCTTCTTCGCCTTCACTTTCATGACTGCTTCGTCAAC GGTTGTGATGGATCTCTATTACTGGACGACACTTCTTCCTTCACCGGTGAGAAGACTGCAGGCCCGAATAACAACTCTGCAAGAGGGTTTGAGGTTGTGGACAAGATCAAATCCCAAGTGGAAAAGGCATGCCCCGGAGTCGTTTCCTGTGCTGATATCTTAGCTATTGCTTCTCGAGATTCCGTTCAAATT CTTGGAGGACCAAGTTGGGAGGTTAAACTTGGAAGAAGGGATTCAAAGACAGCTAGCCTATCGGCTGCCAATAGTGGAGTCATCCCTCCTCCTACTGCCACCCTCAACGAGCTTGTCAACAGGTTCCGAGCTGTAGGTCTCTCTCAAAGGGACTTGGTAGCCTTATCTG GAGCTCACACAATTGGACAAGCAAGGTGTACAACTTTCAGAGCTCGCATATACAACGAGACCAACATTGATGCTTCATTTGCCAGGACCAGACAAAACACATGTCCAAGAACAGTTGGCTCCGGAGACAACAACCTTGCACCTTTAGACGTTACGACCCCAAATACCTTCGACACTGCCTACTTCAAGAACCTTGTCAACCAAAAGGGTCTCCTTCACAGTGATCAAATTTTGTTTAACAGCGGAGCCACCGATTCATTGGTTAAATCCTACAGCGGCAATGCTGAAACCTTCAATGCTGACTTTGCCAAGGCAATGATCAAGATGGGAGATAACAAGCCACTCACTGGATCTAAGGGCGAGATTAGATTGAACTGCAGGAAGCGTAATTAA
- the LOC137743744 gene encoding biogenesis of lysosome-related organelles complex 1 subunit 1-like has product MYSQSSLPLAHAAVASSSTFSFSSEPEPGGVEEALLQLVQDHHHASLRLRDVTEKAKKDAIKKAARVAELMVDAVNGGVQEAFVNEKRIEYEIRALAATIARFSKQTDHWLSVTRSMNTAIKEIGDFENWMKTMEFDCKSITAAIHNIHQA; this is encoded by the exons ATGTACTCACAATCGTCTCTTCCACTGGCCCATGCCGCCGTCGCATCGTCGTCCACCTTCTCGTTCTCGTCGGAGCCAGAGCCGGGAGGTGTAGAAGAAGCTCTGCTACAGCTCGTCCAGGATCACCACCACGCCTCCCTTAGACTTCGCGACGTCACCG AGAAGGCGAAGAAGGACGCTATCAAGAAGGCGGCGCGTGTGGCGGAGCTGATGGTGGATGCGGTGAACGGCGGCGTGCAAGAGGCGTTCGTGAACGAGAAGCGAATCGAGTATGAAATTAGAGCTTTGGCTGCCACCATTGCACGATTCAGCAAACAAACCGATCACTGGCTCTCTGTCACTCGTTCTATGAACACTGCCATCAag GAAATTGGAGATTTTGAGAACTGGATGAAGACTATGGAATTTGATTGTAAGAGCATCACTGCAGCTATCCACAATATTCACCAAGCATGA
- the LOC137743853 gene encoding peroxidase RIP1-like — MAILRSFLAIICIVLVAATSMKPTSAKLNTHYYTKGCPQALPAIRKAVERAIKREPRMGASLVRLHFHDCFVNGCDGSVLLDDTSNFTGEKTALPNVNSIRGLNVVDDIKKAVDKACKKSVVSCADILAVAARDSVSILGGPTYKVQLGRRDARTASVNDANRNLPPPFFNFPQLLSNFEAHGLNLKDLVVLSAAHTLGLARCTTFRARIYNDTNIDPKFAALAKKNCPTSGGDDNTRPLDATSKRFDTVYFEALLKSKGLLHSDQELFKGNGSDSDKLVQRYSKNSAAFGKDFANSMIKMGNIKPPTGNEGEVRLDCRKIN; from the exons ATGGCTATTCTCCGATCATTTCTAGCGATCATCTGTATTGTATTGGTTGCTGCGACTAGTATGAAACCAACATCTGCAAAACTAAATACTCATTACTACACGAAAGGGTGCCCTCAGGCACTACCAGCCATCAGAAAAGCTGTCGAGCGGGCCATCAAACGCGAGCCACGGATGGGAGCCTCTCTAGTTCGCCTGCACTTCCATGACTGCTTTGTTAAT GGGTGTGATGGGTCAGTTCTGCTTGATGACACTTCCAACTTCACCGGTGAGAAGACAGCCTTGCCAAATGTGAATTCGATCAGGGGATTAAACGTGGTCGATGATATCAAAAAAGCTGTTGACAAAGCTTGCAAGAAAAGTGTGGTCTCATGTGCAGATATATTAGCAGTTGCAGCTCGTGATTCCGTTTCCATT TTGGGAGGCCCTACTTACAAAGTACAATTGGGAAGAAGGGATGCAAGAACTGCAAGCGTGAATGATGCAAACAGAAATCTTCCTCCTCCATTCTTCAACTTCCCACAGCTTCTCTCAAACTTCGAAGCTCATGGTCTAAACCTAAAAGACTTAGTTGTGCTCTCAGCCGCCCACACCCTTGGACTTGCTCGGTGCACCACCTTCCGTGCCAGGATTTATAACGATACCAATATAGACCCAAAATTTGCAGCCTTGGCCAAAAAGAATTGcccaacaagtggaggagatgACAACACAAGGCCACTAGATGCAACTTCAAAGAGATTCGATACTGTCTACTTTGAGGCTCTGTTGAAATCAAAGGGTCTCCTCCACTCTGATCAGGAGCTCTTTAAGGGTAATGGTAGCGATAGTGATAAGTTGGTGCAGCGTTACAGCAAGAACTCAGCTGCTTTTGGAAAAGATTTCGCAAATTCTATGATCAAGATGGGCAACATCAAGCCTCCCACTGGAAACGAGGGAGAAGTGAGACTGGACTGCAGGAAAATCAATTAG